GGTGATCGTGCCGGTCTTGTCGAGGATCAGGGTCTGCACATCACCCGCGGCCTCCACCGCGCGCCCGGACATCGCCAGCACATTGAAGCGCGTTGCGCGATCGATGCCGGCGATGCCGATCGCCGACAGCAGTGCCCCGATCGTGGTCGGCATCAAGGCCACCAGCAAGGCGATCAGGGTGGCGACATCGAGATTGATATGGAGAAACGCGGCGAGCGGCTTCAATGTCGCCACCACCACCAGGAAAATGAGACTCAGCACCGCAAGCAGCACCGTGAGCGCGATCTCGTTGGGCGTCTTCTGGCGCCGGGCACCCTCCACGAGATGGATCATGCGATCAAGGAAGGTGTGGCCGGGGTCAGCCGAGACCCGAAAGACCAGCCAGTCGGACAGGATGCGCGTGCCGCCGGTCACCGTCGAAAACATGTCGGTCCCCGGCTCCTTCAACACGGGCGCAGACTCGCCGGTGATCGCCGACTCGTCGACCGATGCGATGCCCTCGAGAATCTCGCCGTCGGTCGGAATGATCTCCCCGCGCTCGACACGCACGCGGTCACCCTTGCGCAGGGCACCGGCCATGATCACCTCGAAGGTGTCGTCATCGACTATGCGCCGCGCGGTCACGTCGGTCTTCGTCTGACGCAGGCTGTCGGCCTGCGCCTTGCCCCGGCCTTCCGCCAGCGCCTCCGCGAAGTTGGCGAACCATACCGTGAAAAACAAGATGGCGGTCACAGACCCATTATAGGCAGCTGTCACATTGGTCTTGCCAAAGAGCCCCGGATCAAAGGTCAAGGCCAGGGTCACGAACATCGACAACCACACGATGAACATGACCGGGTTCCGGACCTGCACGGCTGGGTGGAATTTCCGGAAAGAATCGACGACCGCCTGAGCCACGAGCTCGCGCGTGCCCTTGCGGCGTATCTCGGTATGGCCGGACGCGCCGGCGGCGGCCTCGCTCATCGCCCCACTCCGGACATCGCATGGTGGGCGTAGAGCGCGAAATACTCGGCGATCGGCCCGAGCACGAGGCCTGGGAAGAAGGTGAGCGCCCCCACCACGATGATCGTGGCGAACCAGAATCCCCCGAATAGCGCGGTGTCGGTCTTCAGGGTCCCTATGGTCTCCTGCACGGGTGGCTTGGCCGCCAATGACCCGTCTTCAGGGTCCCTATGGTCTCCTGCACGGGTGGCTTGGCCGCCAATGACCCGCCGATCGCCAGCATGAAGATGATCGAGGCGTACCGTCCAAACAGGATCACAAGGCCGAGCGAGACGTTATACCAAGGGGTATTGCCGTTCAGGCCGGCGAACGCCGAACCGTTGTTGGCGGCCGCCGAGGTAAAGGCGTAAAGGACTTCCGACAGACCGTGCGATCCGCTGTTGCCAAGCGAGCTTACCCCATAGGGGGCGACCAGCGACCACGCGGTCGGGATCAGGATGATGAGCGGATGGACCAGAAGCGCGAGCGACGCCAGCACAATCTCCCGCTTCTCGATCTTCTTGCCAAGGAACTCCGGCGTCCTGCCGACCATGAGGCCGGCAATGAACACCGCGAACAGCCCATACATGAGGAAATTGAGCACCCCGACACCCTTGCCGCCGAATACGCAGTTCAACATCATCTGCACGAGCGAGACCATGCCGCCCAGAGGGGTGTAGCTGTCGAGCATGGAGTTCACGGTCCCGGTCGTAAACGCGGTACTGACGGTGTCGAAGATCGCGCTTTGGGTGATGCCAAAGCGTACTTCCTTGCCGACCATGTTACCGCCCATCTGGCCACCACCGGCGTGTTGCATGAGGCCGGCGTGGGCCAGAAGAGGCGTGCCGCGCTGCTCGGCGATCACGGCAACAAATACCGCCACCACCAACATGGACGCCATGACGCTGTACATGACGCGCGCGAGCTTCGGGTTGCCGACCATGCGTCCGAAGGTGATGACGAGCGCCATCGGCGTCACCATCATGAGCAGGGTCTCGATGATATTCGACAGGGGTGTCGGATTCTCGAAGGGGTGCGCCGAATTGGCGTTGAAGAACCCGCCGCCGTTGGTGCCGAGGTGCTTTATGACCTCAAGATCGGCCACAGGCCCCATCGGGATGTGCTGCGTGCCCCCCTGGATGAGGTGCGCTGTGACCATACCGGTGAGCGTCTCCGGCGACCCCGTCCATACCAGGATCGGGGTGATGAAAAGGCAAGGCAGAAGGAAGACGCGCGTCAGCACGCGCACGAAATCGCGGTAGAAGTTGCCGAGGTTGCGACCCTTGTCGCGGGCCGGCCCGAGCGCCCGGAAGAATGCGATGGCCACCACAAAGCCTGTGGCCGCCGAGGTAAACATCGGGAAGGTGATGGCCGCCATCTGGCTAAAGAGCGACAGTGTCGACTCCCCGCCATAGTTCTGCCAGTTGGTGTTGGTGATGAAACTAGCCGCGGTATTGAAGGCCAGAAACGGATCGACGTCCCGAAAATGCAGGGGGTTCCACGGCAAGTGCCCCTGCCACGACAAGATCCCGTAGATGAGAAGCCCCATCAGGAGGTTGGTGAGCAGCATGTTGGCCGCGTAGCCCTTCCAATCCATCGGCTGACTCACGGTGTCTCGGCCTATGAGGCGATAGATCAGACGATCGACCGGGTCCAGTACCGGGTCGAGCAGGGTCTTTTGGTCCTGAAAGACGCGCGCCAGATAGTGACCGAAGGGCACGCTGATAGCGCCTGCCACCAGGAGTTCGAGGACGATCTGCCAGAAGGCCGTGGGGCTCATCCCTCAGAACCGTTCCGGATACAGGATCGCATACACCAGATAGGCCGCCACCGCGACGATGAGCGCAAGCAGCACATCCATCATCGGTTGCCCCCTTCACGGGCCCGGATGACGGATTCGGAAAACCGCACAAGACCCCAAAGGAGCCCATAGACGGCCACGAACAATCCCCCCATGATCCAAAACAACGTCGCACCCCTCTCGTTCCCATCCCGAAAACCTGACACGGCCCACGCTCGGGATCAGTGGGACAATGGACCCGCATGCCCTTGAGGGACGGTGTTCGGGGCCCGATAAGCGGCAAAATCTACCACGAACCGGCGAACGGTCCTAGAGGCTGACCCTCCAACTCGCGGGACTTCGCCATTCATGACACCAAGTCCCTGAACGTCGAGCCATCGTCCGCACGCGATAGCATAGGCATCGCCGACCACAGGGCCGGTAGCGCGCACGATCGTGGCGACCTCCACAAAAACGCTCGGAAACAGTGATCCCCGATGGTCGTGCATCAATATTGCTGGCAATGTGCTCCGCATCCTCGCCGATGGTCTACGCCCCCACACGCACACCCATTGACGGACGGCACGGCGGACCAGCGCAGACGCCGCGCCTTCGCGGACCCTCAGAAACCATAGTGCACGCCAATCTTCGGCCGCTGGATGATGACGTGGCAATGCTCGACATGGGTGGCGAGGTCCGCGTCTCCCCGTGATCTCATCTAAGGCGTTGGTATGGTAGAAAAAGCTCGCAGCTGGCCGCGCGCGATCGTGTTCAGGATGGCCTGTAAACGATCGTCTTGGGTCGGCGTCGGTGAACGTCCGGCCATTGGCGGTGATGAGCTCATTGGCGGCATTGTAGTAGCCGGTGAATGGGCGCCGGCTATTGTGCACCGCCAGGAGATTATTGGCGGCATCGTAGGTATAGCGGGTCCGGCCGAAGAGATGGCCAACTGCTTCAGGGGAGAACGCGCTCGTCGCTACGCCCCGCCTCCTTACAAACCTTCGCTATATCCCGCATAGTGTGCACCCATAAACGAATGCCCGGTGCAATTTTTCGTGCACCGTAACGGCCCTGTAGCCATTGCCATGCAAGGGCACTCCGAGCGACGAGACTGCCATTGGCAGCCGCTTGCTCGTAGTAAGCCAGGGCGCCTTGCGGGAAGTATTGGGCGGTCAATGTTCCGGAGGGCGTGAAGGCCGCACAGATCGTGATCCCGCACCAGAGGGTGTCGGTGGTGACCGGGGCGGCCTGTCCGGCGTGCGTGATGGTGGCCACCCGCTCGTCGAGACCATTGTAGGCGAAGGTTGTGATCGTCCCGGTGCCGTCGCGGACCGCTACCAGCCGATAGGCTGCGTCCCAGGTGTAGGTGCGGGCGCCATCGTTTGTGAGCTCGCCATCGGCGTTGTAGGTCAGCGTCCGACCGCTGGCGGCGATAAGCTCATTGGCGGCATTGTAGTAGCCGGTGAATGGGCGCCGGCTGTTGTGCACCGCCAGGAGATTATTGGCGGCATCGTAGGTATAGCGGGTCCGGCCGAAGAGATTGCCGGTGGTGCCCACAAGGCGCTGGTCCGCATCATAGGTAAGACTCGCGACACCCAAGAATGCGCCGACGGGGCCTCCGTAACCGGGACCAGGACCGAGCGACCGGCCCTCGTGTTCTTCCCCCTCTCCCCCGAACAGGGCATCCGTGGGGTGGTCCACCGGGGCAAAGAGACGAAAGCCCGCGGAGTCGCCCTCATTGCGATCACGGGGGCGTGGCGATCGACCACCGCCGGGGATCACCGGACGGGCCTGTATCCGGGTGATCTCATCTAAGGCGTTGGTGCGGTAGGAAAAGCTCGTGGGCGGCTGACCGCGCGCGACCGTGTTCAGGATGGCCTGTAAACGATCGTCGTGGGTCGGCGACAAATAGCGGTAACGGATCGCCACCGGACTTCCCGCGAGGCGCTGGCTTGTGACCAGGGCCGTTTGGCCCAGGTAGCCGTAGGTAAAGGCCCCGAGGGCGTTTGTGTCACCGGTGAGACGACCCAAGGCGTCATAGCCGAAGGTTTGCATTTGCCCATTAATGGACTGATGGATGAGATCATCGTTCGCATCGTAGGCGTACCGGATCGTGGCCTGCGGGAGCGGGGTCTGGACGGTCGTGAGACGCAACGCACCAGGGGCGCCAACGGAGCCATAGGCGTAGTGCGTGGTGCCCGTGCCATCGGTCATCGCAATGAGGTGTGGAAAGCTCGCCCCATAGGTGAAGATGACGCCTGGCGTGGGAACCTGCGCATGGAGGTACTGGAGGCTTGCGAGCTTGCCCCCCAGGGTATAACCGTAGGCCGTAGTCTGCCCCAATGGATCCGTGACACCCTGGAGGCGCCCGGCGCCCGTCCCATAGGTCCAGGTGGTGACGTGTTGCAGCGGTCCCGTGCGGCCTATGACCCGCTCCTCGATATCCCGCATCCAGTCCGTGGTATGGCCGTCGGGATCCGTGATCGCGATCACCTTCTCATCGGCGTTGCGCGTCAAGGTCGTGACCGCCCCGGTGGGATTTGTGATCGAGATGAGGCGGCCATCCGCGTCATAGCCATAGCGTGTGATCTGGTTCAGGCGGTTTTTCACGGCCACGACATTCAGATTTTGATAGGTATAGGTACGCGTCGTACCGTCGGGGTAGGTAATGCCGGTCAGCCGGTTCAGGGCATCGTAGGTGTAGCGCACCGTGGTGCCGCCGGCATTGGTATAGGAGGCCACCCGCCCCTCGGAGTCGTAGGTGAATCGGGCCTGCGGTTGGCCATTCGCATTGACGATGGTCGAGAGGTAGCCGGACGCGTCATAGACGTAGCGGGTGGTCTCGCCCAACGGATTGGTCTTGCTCGTCAGCTGGCCGGCGGCATTGTAGGTGTAGGTGGTGGTCTCACCCGCCGCGTTGGTCGTGGTCAAAGGCTCGTGCTGAGCATTGTAGGTCGCGCGCGCCACCACGACCGGGCCTTGCGGGGTCTGCTGACTGACCGTGATCGGATCGATGCCATTGGCCGCGTAGGAAATGAAGGTCGTGTGGCCGTCGGGACCCACCCGTTCGATCACATGTCCGGTCGCATTGCGCGCAAGCGTCGTGAGATCGGTCTTTCCGTCACCCAGCTGCACGCCGATCGCCGAGGGCTTGTCGAGCGTCCCGACCCCGCCCACCCAGAACTGGTTGGGGTAGCTGTACCAAAGCCAGTTCTGCAAGGGATGCTTGATGCTTTCCAGCACACGGGACGTGAGCCCGACCTGCGAGTGCAGCCAGTGATAGATCGTGGCCTTGGTAAAGTCGCTCGGGGCTTGGGCATAAACGTCCGGGTTCCAGACGTAGGTGTCCCGGTCGTTCATGTTGGATGTAAAGAGCGCCATGCCGGCCGGCGAATGGGCATCGTAAAACGGGATGCTGCTCACCCCCTGGATGTACTCCATCTTCTCGGTATGCCCAAGGGGATCTGTGACTGTGAGCAGGCGCATATCACCGACGATGGCGCTTTGGAAATGAGTGGTACCGTACGGAGTGGTGAGGCCGGTAATAGTCGTCCCCGTGCCGCTATAGGTGTAGCGCGACGTCATCCCCAGGGGATCGGTCGTACTCGTAAGCCTGCCCTCACCGTCATAGGTGAGGGTCGCCGTGCGCCCGAAGGGGTCGGTGACACTCGTGACCTGCAAAGGATACTGGGGATCGGCATAGCGGAAGGTCGTGACCTGCCCCAGGGGGTCTGTAATCGACGTGAGCCGAAACTGGCTATCGGGGGTGCTTCCATACGCCCATGATGCCGCAGCGCTGCAGGCTTGTCCAGTGACCGAGGTTAAGTTGTTCTATAGGGACGGGAATCTTCTGAGGACAAATTCGCCCTGGCCCTGTGCCTGACGCACCTTGCGATTGGTCACGAGCGAAGCGCGGCCGTGGGCCTTCGTCTGGCCCTTATCCTTCCCTTCTTCAGGACGTCGCCATGAGGCCCGTTTCCAGACGACCGCACCGCTTCGCTCGCGCCTCCCTGCTCATAAGCATCCTGCTCGTCTCAACCCGGGTCATGGCAAGCCCAGGCGGGCAAACCACCGCTGCGCTGGCCCCGCCGCTCGCATCGAAGCGCACATCGCGCGCACCAGCACCGCTTGTCATCGACTTCAATAACGCCGATATCCATCGGGTATTGGACCTTCTTTTGCGAAAAGTCCTCGGCTACACCTATGTGGTCTCGCCCAATGTCGCGGGGCGGGTCAATCTCCAGGCGAGCGCGCCGCTCGCCAAGACGCAAATCCGCCATCTCGTGAATCTCATCATGGCCATGAACCACCTGCGACTGGTGCGCCGGGATCAGATGTGGGTGGTGGAACGGGCCCTGCCCGCCGTCCCAGGCATCCCTGAACGTTTCGGTCCCCGCTACCGTCTCGAGATCCTTGCGCTCGGTAACGTCCCGGCGAGCGCCATGGAAGCGGCTTTGCACCCCTTGCTGACCCCCAACATCCGCCTGCGCGTGGGTCCGGGTGATCGTACGCTCCTGCTTTATGGGGTCAGCCGTCGTGTCGTTGCCTTGACGCAAGCCGCTCGCCGTATCGTGGCCCATTATGCCCAGGGGCTCATCTTTCGCCTGGTGCACCCGCGCTTTATCGCGATCCGCGCGCTTCTGCCGGAACTGCTCGCGATCCGCAAGGCTCAGGAGACCTTGGGTGAACGGTTTTTGCCAGGCGCCGTACCGTTGCCTCTACCAAGCCAGCGTGCGCTTCTCGTGGTCGCCGCGGACCACGCAAGCCTCCAACAGATGCTCCACTGGATCGCCGTGCTCGACACGCGCGGGGCAACGTCGGGACGGGGCGACATCCACATCTACAACGTCCGCAACGGCGATGCCGCCACCATAGCCTCGGTGCTCGGTCACCTTCTGCATATCCCGATCGCGCAAGTGGCCGCATCGACCCCGCAAACCATGCCGCTCAGCACCCTGGGGGCCTCGTTAGGGGCGGCCGGAACGCTCGGGGAAACGTCTTCTGGTGTCACGGGCCTCGCGCTCCCGAGAAGCCTCACTTTAGGGGCATCCCGCCCCCCAGACACCCAACAAACGGTGCTTCCCGGCCAAAGAACACCATCCGATCATGATATTGCGGTTGTGGCCGACGAGGCCGATAACGCGCTCGTGATTCGCGCCCCGGAACGGGTCTACCTGGAACTGCGTTCGATACTGGCGCGCCTCGATACACCGCCCCGACAGGTCCTCATCCAGGCGATGATTGCCGACGTCACGCTGAACAAGAACCTGCAATACGGCATCGAATACTTTTTTCGTAATCAGGGCACCGCTTTTCATGGCGGCCCGTATACCGGTGTCGGCGCCGTAAACTCCACCATGAGCGCCCTGACCAATCCACCGGCGCTCGGTGTCGCCGCGGGCTTGAGTTACGGCGTATTCGGGCCGGCTGGTGGTTTGCGAGGTCTCTTTCAGGCGCTCGCTAGCCGCACGCACGTCCATATCCTTTCCACGCCGCAGATCCTGTGCACGAGCAACCATACCGCAGCCATCCAGGTAGACATCATGTATTGACCTGCCCGGCCTCAAGCGACGTGGGTTAAGCTTACGGCCGGGTAAACCACCATCAACTCAGAGCCACCATTGAGGGGGGCAGGTCATGACAAAGTTTAGCAGGCAGGTCATGACAAAGTTTAGCAAGTACGTGGGGCTGGATACACATAAAGACACGATCGCGGTGGCCATCGCCGAGGCCGGCCAGAGTAAGCCCCGCTATTACGGGGAGATCGCCAATACCCCGGAGGCGGTAGCCAAGCTCGTGAAGAAACTGAGCCCCCAGGGGGAGGTCCTGTCGTTCTGCTATGAGGCCGGTCCGTGCGGTTATGGGATCTATCGCCAGCTGACCCATCTGGACCCCGGAGGCGGTAGCCAAGCTCGTGAAGAAACTGAGCCCCCAGGGGGAGGTCCTGTCGTTCTGCTATGAGGCCGGTCCGTGCGGTTATGGGATCTATCGCCAGCTGACCCATCTGGGCCACGACTGCGTGGTGGTGGCGCCCTCGCTGATTCCCGTAAAACCCGGGGATCGGGTGAAGACCGACCGCCGGGACAGCGAATCGCTCGCCCGCTTGCATCGCGCCGGCGAGCTCACCGCCGTGTGGGTCCCGGGCCCGGAGCAAGAGGCGGTGCGCGATCTCACCCGCGCCCGCGAAGACACCAAGGCCCTGGAGCGCCAGGCCAAGCAGCGTCTGTCGGCCTTCCTCCTGCGCCATGGCCGCCTCTATGCCGCGGGCAAGACGAAGTGGACGAAGGCCCATGGTGAGTGGCTCATGACCCTCACGTTCGAGGCCCCGTCCCAGCAGATCGTCTTCCAGGAATACGTGGACATCGTGGCCCATCTCGCCGGTCGGGTGGCGGCGCTGGAAGAGGAAATGGTGCGGGTCCTGGACACCTTCTCGCTCGCGCCCGTGGTGCGCGCGCTCATGGCGCTGCGCGGGGTGTCGCTCATCACGGCGCTCACCGTGGTGGCCGAGATCGGCGATCTCACCCGATTCACATCGCCCCGCCAATTAATGGCGTATCTCGGGCTCGTCCCGA
The DNA window shown above is from Acidiferrobacter sp. SPIII_3 and carries:
- a CDS encoding potassium-transporting ATPase subunit KdpA, encoding MQETIGTLKTDTALFGGFWFATIIVVGALTFFPGLVLGPIAEYFALYAHHAMSGVGR
- the kdpA gene encoding potassium-transporting ATPase subunit KdpA is translated as MSPTAFWQIVLELLVAGAISVPFGHYLARVFQDQKTLLDPVLDPVDRLIYRLIGRDTVSQPMDWKGYAANMLLTNLLMGLLIYGILSWQGHLPWNPLHFRDVDPFLAFNTAASFITNTNWQNYGGESTLSLFSQMAAITFPMFTSAATGFVVAIAFFRALGPARDKGRNLGNFYRDFVRVLTRVFLLPCLFITPILVWTGSPETLTGMVTAHLIQGGTQHIPMGPVADLEVIKHLGTNGGGFFNANSAHPFENPTPLSNIIETLLMMVTPMALVITFGRMVGNPKLARVMYSVMASMLVVAVFVAVIAEQRGTPLLAHAGLMQHAGGGQMGGNMVGKEVRFGITQSAIFDTVSTAFTTGTVNSMLDSYTPLGGMVSLVQMMLNCVFGGKGVGVLNFLMYGLFAVFIAGLMVGRTPEFLGKKIEKREIVLASLALLVHPLIILIPTAWSLVAPYGVSSLGNSGSHGLSEVLYAFTSAAANNGSAFAGLNGNTPWYNVSLGLVILFGRYASIIFMLAIGGSLAAKPPVQETIGTLKTGHWRPSHPCRRP
- the kdpF gene encoding K(+)-transporting ATPase subunit F, which encodes MMDVLLALIVAVAAYLVYAILYPERF
- a CDS encoding RHS repeat domain-containing protein; its protein translation is MQVTSVTDPFGRTATLTYDGEGRLTSTTDPLGMTSRYTYSGTGTTITGLTTPYGTTHFQSAIVGDMRLLTVTDPLGHTEKMEYIQGVSSIPFYDAHSPAGMALFTSNMNDRDTYVWNPDVYAQAPSDFTKATIYHWLHSQVGLTSRVLESIKHPLQNWLWYSYPNQFWVGGVGTLDKPSAIGVQLGDGKTDLTTLARNATGHVIERVGPDGHTTFISYAANGIDPITVSQQTPQGPVVVARATYNAQHEPLTTTNAAGETTTYTYNAAGQLTSKTNPLGETTRYVYDASGYLSTIVNANGQPQARFTYDSEGRVASYTNAGGTTVRYTYDALNRLTGITYPDGTTRTYTYQNLNVVAVKNRLNQITRYGYDADGRLISITNPTGAVTTLTRNADEKVIAITDPDGHTTDWMRDIEERVIGRTGPLQHVTTWTYGTGAGRLQGVTDPLGQTTAYGYTLGGKLASLQYLHAQVPTPGVIFTYGASFPHLIAMTDGTGTTHYAYGSVGAPGALRLTTVQTPLPQATIRYAYDANDDLIHQSINGQMQTFGYDALGRLTGDTNALGAFTYGYLGQTALVTSQRLAGSPVAIRYRYLSPTHDDRLQAILNTVARGQPPTSFSYRTNALDEITRIQARPVIPGGGRSPRPRDRNEGDSAGFRLFAPVDHPTDALFGGEGEEHEGRSLGPGPGYGGPVGAFLGVASLTYDADQRLVGTTGNLFGRTRYTYDAANNLLAVHNSRRPFTGYYNAANELIAASGRTLTYNADGELTNDGARTYTWDAAYRLVAVRDGTGTITTFAYNGLDERVATITHAGQAAPVTTDTLWCGITICAAFTPSGTLTAQYFPQGALAYYEQAAANGSLVARSALAWQWLQGRYGARKIAPGIRLWVHTMRDIAKVCKEAGRSDERVLP
- a CDS encoding secretin N-terminal domain-containing protein, encoding MRPVSRRPHRFARASLLISILLVSTRVMASPGGQTTAALAPPLASKRTSRAPAPLVIDFNNADIHRVLDLLLRKVLGYTYVVSPNVAGRVNLQASAPLAKTQIRHLVNLIMAMNHLRLVRRDQMWVVERALPAVPGIPERFGPRYRLEILALGNVPASAMEAALHPLLTPNIRLRVGPGDRTLLLYGVSRRVVALTQAARRIVAHYAQGLIFRLVHPRFIAIRALLPELLAIRKAQETLGERFLPGAVPLPLPSQRALLVVAADHASLQQMLHWIAVLDTRGATSGRGDIHIYNVRNGDAATIASVLGHLLHIPIAQVAASTPQTMPLSTLGASLGAAGTLGETSSGVTGLALPRSLTLGASRPPDTQQTVLPGQRTPSDHDIAVVADEADNALVIRAPERVYLELRSILARLDTPPRQVLIQAMIADVTLNKNLQYGIEYFFRNQGTAFHGGPYTGVGAVNSTMSALTNPPALGVAAGLSYGVFGPAGGLRGLFQALASRTHVHILSTPQILCTSNHTAAIQVDIMY